From Podospora bellae-mahoneyi strain CBS 112042 chromosome 3, whole genome shotgun sequence, the proteins below share one genomic window:
- a CDS encoding hypothetical protein (EggNog:ENOG503NTYI; COG:H; BUSCO:EOG09263HE6), whose translation MATPALRNAWRIRSILSTRHARPITTKAISQKFQIYTSSSANPYLNLSIEHHLLEKSDPDSIILFLYTNDPCVVIGRNQNPWTEVNLPQLAQTRIKFGQLKHHLVRRRSGGGTVVHDHGNANWSVICPKDVFDRDKHALMVVEALKNMGIKGVKVNERHDIVQEAQDAEGPEPAPSTYKISGSAYKLTGKRALHHGTLLLNSDLSDISGLLRSPAAPYIAAQGVESVRSPVCNVGVEDNADFYKAVIDQFMTMYPDSQSAEVKKVEQQEALNHDNIWKGVQELLSPKWLWESTPKFRLASHPTPEDPRPRPHPPSNFFVTLTARHSEILDLHIDSPLFRSEDHTASLNFLLKQKIHEVPKYCDLREWKHYINFRIENGKLLTLRNESVGNICKWLLGNDMLATGPIRGINKSLKTKLKELKHCRDGGKPLVFDHAAFMFGKPEYGWYVVDKQ comes from the exons ATGGCCACACCTGCCCTCCGAAATGCCTGGCGCATACGCTCCATATTATCAACGAGGCACGCTCGGCCGATAACCACCAAAGCAATCTCCCAAAAGTTCCAAATCTACACCTCCAGCTCAGCCAACCCAtacctcaacctctccatcgagcaccacctcctcgaAAAGTCCGACCCCGACTCgatcatcctcttcctctacACAAACGACCCATGCGTGGTCATTGGCCGCAACCAAAACCCCTGGACCGAAGTCAATCTTCCACAACTAGCACAGACAAGAATAAAATTCGGCCAGCTCAAGCACCACCTCGTCCGCCGGCGCTCAGGAGGGGGAACCGTCGTCCATGATCACGGCAACGCGAACTGGTCCGTCATCTGCCCCAAGGATGTCTTCGATAGGGATAAGCACGCGCtcatggtggtggaagcGCTGAAGAATATGGGAATAAAGGGTGTCAAGGTCAACGAAAGACATGATATTGTTCAGGAAGCGCAAGATGCCGAAGGACCCGAGCCTGCGCCGTCGACATACAAAATCTCGGGTTCAGCGTACAAATTGACGGGCAAGCGTGCGTTGCACCATGGTACATTACTTCTCAACTCTGACTTGAGCGATATCTCGGGGTTGTTGCGCAGCCCAGCAGCACCATATATCGCCGCCCAGGGCGTGGAAAGTGTCCGGAGCCCAGTCTGCAACGTGGGAGTGGAGGATAATGCCGACTTCTACAAGGCCGTTATCGACCAGTTCATGACCATGTATCCGGATAGCCAGTCGGCTGAGGTGAAAAAGGTGGAACAGCAAGAGGCGCTGAATCATGACAATATTTGGAAAGGAGTTCAAGAGCTACTG tcCCCAAAATGGCTCTGGGAATCCACCCCTAAATTCCGCCTcgcctcccacccaacccccgaaGACCCCCGACCACGtccccaccctccatcaaac TTCTTCGTCACTCTCACAGCCCGCCACTCAGAAATCCTCGACCTCCACATCgactcccccctcttccgcTCCGAGGACCACACCGCCTCGCTCAACTTTTTGTTGAAGCAAAAAATCCACGAAGTCCCCAAGTACTGCGACCTCCGCGAGTGGAAACACTACATCAACTTTCGCATCGAGAACGGCAAGTTGCTGACCCTCCGCAACGAGAGCGTGGGGAACATATGCaagtggttgttggggaacGACATGTTGGCGACGGGACCGATAAGGGGGATCAACAAGAGTTTAAAGACgaagctcaaggagctgaAGCATTGTAGGGATGGGGGCAAGCCTTTGGTCTTCGACCATGCTGCGTTTATGTTTGGCAAGCCCGAGTACGGATGGTATGTGGTAGATAAGCAATAA